Within Micromonospora parathelypteridis, the genomic segment GGATGAACGTGCACAGCATCGCCGTCCAGGTGCCGCTGAAGCAGGTGCACCGGCGCGCCAACCGCTACGGTGCCGCTGACCCGGCATCGGTGCTCGGGGTGTGGACATCGGCGTCGCGCCGGCAGGTGCGGGTGCTCGGCGACCGGGGTGGGGCGGACACCTCCACCGGCCCGTTCACCCAGGTCTCCCGGTTGGGCAATCCACTGTTCAACGAGGTCATCGTGCCGATGTCCAAGAAGGACCTGTGGAATTCACTGCCGCCCTCGGAGGACAAGCGGTTCGCGCAGTTCGTCGAGCAGCCGGAGCTGGCGGCTCTGCTGCCGGCGCTCTACCCGGACGTCTTCCCGAATCTGGACAAGCTCACCAGGGCGAAGAAGGCCCGAGCCGACCTGGTGGCGATCCTGCTCACCGGCGTGCCGGCCGGTCTGATCGACGGCTTCACCAACGCAACCGGCGAGGTGCAGGCCGACATGCTGCGGCTGAACACCGCGATCCCGCCGACCCGCCGCCCGGACCGGTTCGGGGTGCTCGGTGGCGACCTGGCCGGGTTCCCGAACGGGCGGCGAGTCGCCGACGACGTGGTCAGCATCGCGTTGCGGGCGATCGCCGGTCTGACCGTCCCGCTGGTCGACAAGACGTTCCGCCCGGACGCGGCGGCCGCCGCGGTCACCCCCGGGCTGAGCGCCGCCGACGTGACCGCGCCGTTCCTCGCAAACTTCCCCTACCTGGGTACGCCGTACGACGGGTTCAACAACCCGCCGGCGGCGTCCTGACCGGCGCGGGGGCGCGGAGATGCACGAGCACGCGTACGGGCCGTCGGAGACCGGGAGCGTCGTCCTCGATCTGGGCGGCGACACCGGTGCCCTGATCGTCTACACCGGCCGGGATCTGCACGGTCGGGAAATTGAGATCAGCCGGGGCGATGACCGGCGGGTCCACTCGGCGGTGCGTGAGCGCCGGGTGCAGGACGGCTCGTTCCACAGTGCGGTCTATCCGGATCTGCCCGCCGGGATCTATACCGTCTGGTGGGACGAAAGTACTCCTGCCGGGACGGTTTCTGTCCATGGTGGAGGGATTGCCGAGTTTGCCTGGCCCAGCAGCGGTTTCGGGGTCGTTGGCTGACCCCGTCGTACCGGTTCGAACGCCGCGCCCCGTCCACATCGTGGACGGGGCGCTAGCGCTGTGCCCGGCTTGGCGGGCAGTCTGCGCCGCACCGCGTTAACCTGTCCCCCACCAAGATCAGCTTGGGG encodes:
- a CDS encoding DUF4331 domain-containing protein → MSSHREAPEIAKDPVADSSDLYAFVSPDKPDTVTLIANYVPLQLPSGGPNFFEFGDDVRYEIHIDNDGDGRPDVTYRFEFTTEITNPNSFLYNTGPIDSLDSENWNRRQFYSLTRVADGQERRLAHKLPCPPCNVGPLSTPKYAELVRQATYSLSTGERVFAGQRADGFFVDLGAIFDLGTLRPFQQLHVAGKKIFKAEGEPVNATDRMNVHSIAVQVPLKQVHRRANRYGAADPASVLGVWTSASRRQVRVLGDRGGADTSTGPFTQVSRLGNPLFNEVIVPMSKKDLWNSLPPSEDKRFAQFVEQPELAALLPALYPDVFPNLDKLTRAKKARADLVAILLTGVPAGLIDGFTNATGEVQADMLRLNTAIPPTRRPDRFGVLGGDLAGFPNGRRVADDVVSIALRAIAGLTVPLVDKTFRPDAAAAAVTPGLSAADVTAPFLANFPYLGTPYDGFNNPPAAS
- a CDS encoding phospholipase; translated protein: MHEHAYGPSETGSVVLDLGGDTGALIVYTGRDLHGREIEISRGDDRRVHSAVRERRVQDGSFHSAVYPDLPAGIYTVWWDESTPAGTVSVHGGGIAEFAWPSSGFGVVG